A DNA window from Novipirellula caenicola contains the following coding sequences:
- a CDS encoding Tex family protein has protein sequence MATKTENVFDIDAATKAIAKELSLPLKQVQSAVELLDAGNTIPFIARYRKEATGGLDEIALRAIEDAMEKATALAARKATVLKTIDEQGLLTAALRKQIEDCTDMQTLEAIYLPYKPKRRTRATIARERGLGPLADLLLSQSKLGKSKDDVLKAFVDAAKEVPDTDTALKGALDIVAEQWSEDADTRTWMTKKAFSQGRITSSIKRGKKDQAEKFELYTDHNESAAKIPGHRLLAMMRGESEGVLKVGIQLEDSQVLAELKPKLVPNRDFEFRNELLETVDDCYQRLLMPATESTVMQTLKEKADEEAIAVFGKNLRELLMSAPAGPRVTIGIDPGFRTGCKVAVVDGTGKYLTNTTIYPTAPKNDTANAGKTLLALIQKYNVELIAIGNGTASRETDSFVGDLIRQHKLDVTKVMVSEAGASIYSASELASKEFPDLDITVRGAISIARRLQDPLAELVKSDPKSIGVGQYQHDVNQTQLRKCLDRTVESCVNSVGVDLNMASVPLLSYVAGIGPKLAENIVEYRNANGRFANRKQLSKVPKLGKKAFEQAAGFLRIRGGDEPLDNSAVHPESYVLVSQMAKKLGTDSRSLVGNATLSQKLKPSEFVDDQFGLPTVADIISELAKPGRDPRSEFRAVKFDDSVNCMEDLKPGMVLEGVITNVTHFGAFIDIGVHQDGLIHISQLANTFVQDPSDVVSVGDVTKVKVLEIDLPRKRISVTRKF, from the coding sequence ATGGCTACGAAAACGGAAAACGTGTTTGATATCGATGCTGCGACTAAAGCGATCGCAAAAGAGCTGTCATTGCCACTAAAACAGGTTCAATCGGCCGTTGAACTGCTCGATGCTGGCAATACGATTCCGTTTATTGCGCGTTATCGAAAGGAAGCCACCGGCGGGCTCGACGAAATTGCATTGCGAGCGATCGAAGATGCGATGGAAAAGGCGACGGCGCTTGCCGCTCGCAAAGCCACCGTGCTGAAGACGATCGACGAGCAAGGGTTGTTGACCGCGGCCCTTCGCAAACAAATCGAAGATTGCACCGACATGCAAACGCTCGAGGCGATCTATTTGCCTTACAAGCCGAAACGGCGAACGCGAGCGACCATCGCGCGAGAACGCGGGCTGGGGCCATTGGCCGATCTGCTGCTCAGCCAGAGTAAACTCGGCAAATCAAAAGACGATGTTTTAAAAGCGTTCGTCGACGCGGCCAAAGAAGTTCCCGATACCGACACGGCGCTGAAAGGTGCGCTGGATATCGTGGCGGAACAATGGTCCGAAGACGCCGACACACGGACCTGGATGACCAAGAAAGCCTTTTCGCAAGGCCGGATTACGTCGTCGATCAAACGAGGCAAGAAGGATCAGGCCGAGAAATTCGAACTTTATACCGACCACAACGAATCGGCTGCAAAAATCCCCGGTCACCGTTTGCTGGCGATGATGCGAGGTGAATCCGAAGGCGTGCTGAAAGTCGGCATCCAGCTCGAAGATTCGCAGGTGCTCGCGGAACTGAAGCCCAAGCTTGTTCCCAATCGTGATTTCGAGTTTCGCAACGAATTGCTTGAAACCGTCGACGATTGTTATCAGCGGTTGTTGATGCCGGCCACCGAATCGACCGTGATGCAAACGTTAAAGGAAAAGGCGGATGAAGAAGCGATCGCAGTATTCGGCAAAAATCTGCGAGAGTTGCTGATGAGTGCACCCGCGGGGCCGCGAGTGACGATCGGGATTGACCCCGGGTTTCGTACCGGTTGCAAGGTCGCGGTGGTTGATGGCACCGGCAAATATTTGACCAACACCACGATCTATCCAACCGCGCCCAAAAACGACACGGCTAATGCCGGAAAAACGCTGTTGGCGCTAATCCAAAAGTACAACGTCGAGTTGATAGCGATCGGCAACGGGACGGCGTCACGGGAAACTGACAGCTTTGTCGGCGATTTGATTCGCCAGCACAAACTTGATGTCACCAAGGTGATGGTCAGCGAAGCGGGAGCGTCGATCTATTCGGCAAGCGAGTTGGCGTCCAAGGAGTTTCCCGATTTGGACATCACGGTGCGTGGTGCGATCAGCATTGCGAGACGTCTGCAAGACCCGCTGGCGGAGTTGGTCAAATCGGATCCGAAATCAATTGGCGTCGGTCAATATCAACACGATGTCAACCAAACACAGCTTCGCAAGTGTCTCGATCGGACGGTCGAGTCGTGTGTGAACAGTGTCGGGGTCGATTTGAATATGGCGAGTGTTCCACTGCTTTCGTACGTCGCAGGGATCGGTCCCAAGTTGGCGGAGAACATTGTCGAGTATCGCAACGCGAACGGTCGCTTTGCAAATCGAAAACAGCTGAGCAAGGTGCCCAAATTGGGCAAGAAGGCGTTTGAGCAAGCGGCAGGCTTTCTACGGATTCGCGGCGGCGATGAGCCGCTGGACAATTCGGCGGTGCATCCGGAAAGCTACGTGTTGGTTAGCCAGATGGCCAAGAAATTGGGGACCGATTCTCGTTCGCTTGTCGGCAACGCCACGCTGAGCCAGAAATTGAAGCCAAGCGAGTTTGTCGACGATCAATTCGGATTGCCCACGGTGGCGGATATCATTTCCGAATTGGCCAAACCGGGACGCGACCCACGCAGTGAGTTCCGCGCGGTCAAGTTTGATGACAGCGTCAACTGCATGGAGGATCTGAAGCCGGGCATGGTGCTCGAGGGAGTGATCACCAATGTCACGCACTTTGGCGCGTTCATTGACATCGGCGTGCACCAAGACGGGCTGATTCACATTTCGCAGCTTGCCAACACATTTGTGCAGGATCCAAGCGATGTCGTGTCGGTCGGCGATGTCACCAAAGTGAAAGTGCTAGAGATCGATCTGCCACGCAAACGAATCTCGGTGACCCGCAAGTTTTAA
- a CDS encoding DUF167 domain-containing protein, giving the protein MIVIKQHDDRCTIDVHVTPKAKQASIGGCHDAALRIAVTAPADKGKANKAVEKSIAAIFGVAKSNVEVVRGSTSRRKTVSIAGVSESEVRKKLDPLLRDASA; this is encoded by the coding sequence GTGATCGTCATCAAACAACACGACGATCGTTGCACGATCGACGTGCATGTCACCCCTAAAGCAAAACAGGCTTCAATCGGTGGCTGTCATGATGCCGCTCTCCGCATCGCGGTTACCGCGCCGGCCGATAAAGGGAAAGCCAATAAGGCGGTCGAAAAATCAATCGCCGCGATTTTTGGCGTCGCCAAATCGAATGTCGAAGTGGTTCGCGGATCCACATCGCGACGCAAAACCGTCTCCATCGCCGGAGTCAGCGAATCCGAGGTTCGCAAGAAACTCGATCCGCTGCTACGCGATGCATCCGCGTGA
- a CDS encoding tetratricopeptide repeat protein yields the protein MSKTSNTPNSTRPILPLAIGGLILLLGGGVFADYWSAKPAGIEAEFVGRSGCIDCHRDQAKAFEGSHHDLAMDVATDETVLGDFNDATFEHDGLVNRMYRDGERFMVHTEGPTGKMEDFEVKYVFGVTPLQQYMVEFDRSDDMPEDELSRLQVLRISWDTKAKRWFYLRPPDVNDKLEPDDPLHWTGIAQRWQTMCADCHSTNLKTNFDPKANRYHTTFSEIDVSCEACHGPGSLHVELANSKSLFWDRRYGYGLTKLKGEINEPQIQTCAPCHSRRGVLDGNFHGGDTYFDHYALELMSPATYHADGQIKDEVYVFGSFIQSKMYHKNIRCSDCHDPHSLELKHKGNETCTSCHQHAAGKYDVPSHHHHVPGTAGAMCVNCHMPHTTYMEVDPRRDHSLRIPRPDLSVKIGTPNACSSCHVEDVRNELDPSTREKVDEYADWLRLAEMGNDEVAAAIAKVDQWCDDACDKWYGEQRATPPHFGEAFAAFRAGEPDAVDAMTSLVTQTNDKVPAYARATALFELGQSGVADALPVARKVLKMDSEHPLVRTAAVTVYMTASPERIAKELFPFVDDEMKPVRNEATRVIIASGAVRLLDATKRSQVELAARRVKETLMNTADRAGAHMAWAALAEQLGRYGESIESYQDAIRVEPNTTGARSNFAELLDTLAQSNGPQAEEMRALAKQLRAAELPLIARDAGLVPDNAPMQYRYGLALYQSGKYSEALEQLEKAAELDPEVEVYHTAIRLLKEKIAEENEGEK from the coding sequence TTGTCCAAAACATCCAACACGCCCAATTCGACGCGTCCGATATTGCCGCTTGCGATCGGTGGCTTGATCCTACTGCTAGGCGGGGGAGTGTTTGCGGATTATTGGTCTGCAAAGCCAGCGGGCATTGAGGCTGAGTTTGTCGGCCGTAGCGGATGTATCGATTGTCACCGCGACCAAGCCAAAGCGTTCGAGGGGTCGCATCATGATTTGGCGATGGACGTTGCCACCGACGAAACCGTGCTGGGCGATTTCAATGACGCCACGTTCGAGCACGATGGGCTGGTGAACCGCATGTATCGCGACGGCGAACGGTTTATGGTCCACACCGAAGGCCCGACCGGCAAGATGGAAGATTTTGAGGTCAAGTACGTCTTCGGCGTCACGCCGCTGCAGCAGTATATGGTCGAATTCGATCGCAGCGACGACATGCCCGAGGACGAATTGTCGCGTCTGCAAGTGCTGAGGATTAGTTGGGACACTAAGGCGAAACGATGGTTCTATCTACGTCCCCCGGACGTTAACGACAAACTCGAACCCGATGATCCGCTGCACTGGACCGGCATCGCCCAGCGCTGGCAAACGATGTGCGCCGATTGTCATTCAACGAATCTGAAAACGAATTTTGATCCCAAAGCGAACCGATACCACACGACGTTTTCCGAGATCGACGTCAGCTGCGAAGCGTGTCATGGTCCCGGCAGTCTGCATGTGGAACTTGCCAACAGCAAGTCACTGTTTTGGGATCGCCGCTACGGATACGGGCTGACGAAACTGAAGGGGGAAATCAACGAACCGCAAATCCAAACGTGTGCTCCCTGCCACAGTCGACGTGGCGTTTTGGACGGCAACTTTCATGGTGGCGATACTTATTTCGACCACTACGCACTCGAGCTGATGAGCCCCGCGACCTATCACGCGGATGGGCAAATCAAAGACGAGGTCTACGTGTTCGGTTCGTTCATTCAAAGCAAGATGTATCACAAAAACATCCGCTGCAGCGATTGTCACGACCCCCACTCGTTAGAGCTCAAACACAAAGGCAACGAAACCTGTACCTCGTGCCACCAACACGCGGCCGGCAAATACGATGTGCCGTCGCATCATCACCATGTGCCTGGGACAGCGGGTGCAATGTGTGTTAACTGTCACATGCCGCATACAACGTACATGGAAGTCGATCCACGGCGTGACCATAGTTTGCGTATTCCGCGGCCTGATTTGTCGGTGAAAATCGGAACGCCCAATGCATGCAGCAGTTGTCATGTCGAAGACGTCCGCAACGAGCTGGATCCATCGACACGTGAAAAGGTCGACGAGTACGCGGATTGGTTGCGGTTGGCCGAGATGGGCAATGACGAGGTGGCTGCGGCGATCGCCAAAGTTGATCAGTGGTGTGACGATGCTTGTGACAAATGGTATGGCGAACAGCGTGCCACACCGCCTCATTTTGGCGAAGCGTTTGCGGCGTTTCGTGCCGGTGAACCCGACGCGGTGGATGCGATGACCAGTTTGGTCACGCAAACGAACGACAAGGTTCCCGCGTACGCTCGTGCCACCGCACTATTCGAGCTCGGTCAATCGGGAGTGGCTGACGCGCTGCCGGTCGCTCGGAAGGTATTGAAGATGGATTCCGAGCATCCGTTGGTTCGTACCGCGGCGGTGACCGTTTACATGACGGCATCTCCCGAGCGAATTGCGAAGGAGCTGTTTCCGTTCGTCGACGACGAGATGAAACCGGTGCGCAATGAGGCGACTCGCGTGATCATCGCCTCGGGTGCAGTGCGGCTGTTGGACGCGACGAAGAGAAGCCAAGTGGAATTGGCTGCTCGCCGTGTCAAAGAGACCTTGATGAACACTGCCGATCGAGCGGGCGCCCACATGGCTTGGGCTGCATTGGCCGAGCAATTAGGTCGTTATGGCGAATCGATCGAATCGTACCAGGATGCGATCCGGGTCGAACCGAACACGACCGGGGCGAGGTCCAATTTTGCCGAATTGTTGGATACGTTGGCTCAATCCAACGGACCGCAAGCCGAGGAAATGAGGGCGTTGGCGAAACAGCTGCGAGCGGCCGAATTGCCGCTGATCGCTCGCGATGCGGGATTGGTTCCCGATAACGCCCCCATGCAATACCGCTACGGATTGGCGTTGTATCAATCGGGAAAATACAGCGAGGCATTGGAACAGCTGGAAAAAGCCGCCGAATTGGACCCCGAAGTCGAGGTTTACCACACGGCGATACGGCTGCTGAAAGAGAAAATTGCCGAGGAAAACGAAGGCGAAAAATAG
- a CDS encoding linear amide C-N hydrolase, protein MKSRHIRISILLAAFVCMGCLPIRNVANACTVMRFSFDGRIVVARNHDWFFGEGLLVVNPRGIQKQAISPVQPAKWVSTYGSVSFVQFGREIPFAGMNEKGLTVDLLQLDQAQFPVIQPGKHSVNVVQWVQYQLDTAATVADVVASLEKIYPTPMVPSIERVHYFVTDASGDVASIEFLGGKANVHRGNEIQDCALANSTCIDSRDAFRQQRWRNDSEHRYYQAVCQVQLANEDAATADPIQYARQSLSKVAQPGLTQWSIVYEPAKKRITFSTQTASNLRTLDLDDLDFDPASDALTVDVNKDVEGDLLPHLKKYSASDNARIVNFAFDQTMPKSFVRTAVKQLVLDYPATLSVVGESTAVGE, encoded by the coding sequence ATGAAATCACGTCACATTCGAATCTCAATCCTGCTGGCCGCCTTCGTCTGCATGGGGTGCCTGCCGATCCGCAACGTTGCCAATGCATGTACGGTGATGCGATTTTCCTTCGACGGACGGATCGTTGTCGCTCGCAATCATGATTGGTTCTTTGGCGAAGGCTTGTTAGTCGTTAACCCAAGAGGCATTCAAAAACAGGCGATTTCTCCGGTCCAGCCTGCCAAATGGGTGTCCACCTACGGCAGCGTTTCTTTCGTGCAATTCGGACGCGAGATACCGTTTGCAGGTATGAACGAAAAAGGACTGACCGTTGATTTGCTGCAATTGGATCAAGCACAGTTTCCGGTCATCCAACCCGGTAAACACTCAGTGAATGTGGTCCAGTGGGTGCAATATCAACTCGACACCGCCGCGACGGTCGCCGACGTAGTCGCCAGTCTCGAAAAGATTTACCCGACACCGATGGTCCCCAGCATCGAACGCGTGCACTACTTTGTAACGGATGCATCCGGCGACGTTGCGTCGATCGAATTCTTGGGCGGCAAAGCCAACGTGCATCGCGGCAACGAGATCCAAGATTGTGCGCTCGCCAATTCAACCTGTATCGATTCACGAGACGCTTTCCGCCAGCAACGTTGGCGAAACGATAGTGAGCATCGCTACTACCAAGCCGTATGCCAAGTCCAATTGGCGAACGAGGATGCCGCGACGGCGGATCCGATCCAATACGCCCGCCAATCGCTGTCCAAAGTCGCTCAACCTGGTTTGACGCAGTGGAGCATCGTGTATGAGCCCGCCAAAAAACGAATCACTTTCTCGACTCAAACCGCATCGAACCTTCGCACACTCGACCTCGACGACCTCGATTTTGATCCCGCCAGCGATGCGTTGACGGTCGATGTCAACAAAGATGTCGAGGGTGATCTGTTGCCACATCTGAAAAAATATTCCGCGAGTGATAACGCTAGAATCGTCAATTTTGCGTTTGATCAAACGATGCCCAAAAGTTTCGTGCGAACGGCCGTGAAACAACTCGTGCTCGACTATCCGGCCACCTTAAGCGTGGTTGGTGAATCGACTGCGGTGGGCGAATGA
- a CDS encoding aminodeoxychorismate/anthranilate synthase component II translates to MVIVIDNYDSFTYNLVQRLGEIDAAIDVRVFRNDELSIEQLQDLKPSRVLISPGPCTPNEAGVSVQCVKQFAGKVPLLGVCLGHQSIGQAYGGDIVRAPELMHGKTDKIYHDDEGLFRGIENPFVATRYHSLVIEPSSLPDDLIASAWTDTGGKRQIMGVRHKEYKLEGWQFHPESFLTQPGIELLKRFLAW, encoded by the coding sequence ATGGTTATCGTCATCGACAATTACGATTCGTTCACTTACAACCTGGTCCAGCGGCTTGGTGAGATTGATGCGGCCATCGATGTTCGCGTGTTTCGCAACGACGAGCTTTCGATCGAACAGCTGCAAGACTTGAAGCCATCGCGAGTGCTGATTTCCCCCGGGCCTTGTACGCCCAACGAAGCCGGAGTCAGTGTCCAGTGCGTCAAACAGTTTGCCGGAAAGGTGCCGCTACTCGGCGTTTGTCTGGGCCATCAATCGATCGGTCAAGCTTACGGCGGCGATATCGTTCGTGCTCCGGAATTGATGCACGGCAAGACCGATAAAATCTATCATGATGACGAGGGGCTTTTCAGAGGAATCGAAAACCCGTTTGTTGCCACGCGTTACCACAGCTTGGTGATCGAACCCTCGAGTTTACCAGACGATCTGATCGCAAGTGCATGGACTGACACCGGAGGCAAGCGTCAGATCATGGGCGTGCGTCACAAAGAATACAAACTCGAGGGATGGCAGTTTCACCCTGAAAGCTTTTTGACCCAGCCTGGGATCGAACTGCTCAAGCGATTCTTGGCATGGTAA
- a CDS encoding HisA/HisF-related TIM barrel protein, translating into MISSHAWLDATIREQIVAVVDLKSGLAVHAVAGKRTAYQPIAIQGEADGDPFSLIAHYRRLGIRSLYIADLDSILQGQPQVELLRGLIATTPDFDEVLVDIGLPETDAMASFLALARQHPRVFVIAATECATGVTALRRFEGQLPYSQVSLGMDYRDGAFLGGEDAEERWLEFAQPLGIERVVALDMATVGTSRGPSVAAICSRIRCHWPAVKLYSGGGIRDASDVKLLQQAGCDRCLVATALLEP; encoded by the coding sequence GTGATTTCCAGTCACGCATGGTTGGATGCGACCATCCGCGAACAAATCGTCGCCGTGGTCGATCTCAAGTCGGGGCTCGCCGTGCACGCAGTCGCCGGCAAACGAACAGCCTACCAGCCGATAGCAATTCAGGGGGAAGCGGACGGCGATCCGTTTTCGTTGATTGCCCATTACCGTCGGCTCGGAATTCGATCGCTGTACATTGCCGATTTGGACTCGATCCTGCAGGGGCAACCTCAGGTCGAGTTGCTTCGCGGGCTGATCGCAACGACACCGGACTTTGACGAGGTTCTTGTCGACATTGGTTTGCCCGAAACCGATGCGATGGCCTCATTTCTTGCACTCGCCCGCCAACACCCACGTGTTTTTGTGATTGCCGCGACGGAATGTGCCACCGGCGTTACGGCGCTGAGGCGTTTTGAAGGGCAGTTGCCGTACAGCCAAGTCAGCTTGGGGATGGATTATCGCGACGGTGCATTCTTGGGTGGCGAGGATGCGGAGGAACGTTGGTTGGAATTCGCACAGCCGTTGGGGATCGAGCGAGTCGTTGCGCTGGACATGGCGACGGTGGGGACATCGCGTGGTCCGTCGGTCGCTGCGATTTGTTCGCGAATTCGTTGCCATTGGCCGGCAGTCAAACTTTATTCGGGCGGTGGTATCCGAGACGCCTCGGACGTTAAGCTATTGCAGCAAGCGGGCTGCGATCGCTGTCTGGTCGCCACCGCGCTGCTGGAGCCGTAG
- a CDS encoding sigma-70 family RNA polymerase sigma factor, whose translation MANFETFSERVRMHAQRIAESSAPALSGLYDLTAQRLVRYATTITRNQHDGEDAVQTALVRVAVEPEKLAAAEQPWGYLLSMVRNESLVILRRKQRWSLVSNLTDLLTRRVVDSIELEDQHRAVWAAMRTLPAEQSEVVVLKIWEEMTFAQIASVLEITPSTAASRYRYAIGKLADKLHANDAEVAYE comes from the coding sequence ATGGCTAACTTTGAAACCTTTTCCGAACGCGTGCGGATGCATGCCCAGCGAATTGCCGAGAGCAGTGCTCCGGCATTGTCGGGGCTGTACGATTTGACCGCCCAGCGGTTGGTTCGGTACGCGACGACCATCACTCGAAACCAACACGACGGCGAAGATGCCGTGCAAACTGCACTCGTCCGCGTTGCGGTGGAACCTGAAAAACTTGCCGCGGCGGAACAGCCGTGGGGCTATTTGTTGAGCATGGTTCGTAACGAGTCGCTGGTGATCCTGAGGCGGAAACAGCGATGGTCGCTTGTAAGCAATTTGACTGATTTATTGACTCGCCGCGTCGTCGATTCGATTGAACTCGAAGACCAGCATCGCGCTGTTTGGGCTGCGATGCGGACGCTGCCGGCGGAACAAAGCGAAGTCGTTGTGCTGAAGATCTGGGAAGAGATGACGTTTGCTCAGATTGCATCGGTGCTGGAAATCACTCCGTCCACTGCGGCGAGTCGCTATCGCTACGCGATCGGAAAATTGGCCGACAAACTCCATGCCAACGATGCGGAGGTCGCTTATGAGTGA
- a CDS encoding DUF2617 family protein produces MLSVRPKVAELAFHVFSRSLHPELYALHQRRRVERSDYEVQVDITNCGHVVTWRGAGMTICEVATSAQQPLPKRRCLLSRPLKGSRTERAECRGGVQYKTHFQLEPVAPDMFWMVQQQLGTGQTEGLLHRFDASGRMALGALSYVNVETRRKSVLIQAIHTFPDDYAIVKVESLFSIGDNAK; encoded by the coding sequence ATGCTTTCGGTTCGCCCCAAAGTCGCCGAATTGGCGTTTCACGTTTTCAGTCGCTCGCTGCATCCCGAGCTGTACGCTTTACACCAACGCCGGCGTGTGGAGCGTTCTGACTACGAGGTCCAGGTCGACATCACCAATTGTGGTCACGTCGTCACATGGCGGGGGGCTGGGATGACGATTTGTGAAGTCGCTACGAGTGCCCAGCAACCGCTTCCCAAGCGTCGTTGCCTGCTTTCGCGGCCTCTCAAAGGAAGTCGTACCGAGCGTGCGGAATGCCGCGGGGGAGTCCAGTACAAGACGCATTTTCAGTTGGAACCGGTGGCTCCGGACATGTTTTGGATGGTCCAACAACAATTGGGCACTGGGCAAACCGAAGGGCTGCTGCACCGATTTGACGCCAGCGGCCGAATGGCGTTGGGGGCTCTGAGCTACGTCAATGTCGAAACGCGACGAAAGAGCGTGCTGATTCAAGCCATTCATACTTTTCCCGACGATTATGCTATCGTCAAAGTCGAATCGCTCTTTTCCATCGGCGATAACGCAAAGTAA
- a CDS encoding cell division protein FtsH: MKQEPPHGDQADHPSHQSPSPALVATAYHEAGHAVMALSLGRPIDKVTISPRRLQVEGGRLGACKIQKGRTKSSRDWLEDEVLILFAGMVAEAIITGEYCESGAAQDLRTARRLLHTRPGTPQQMERIERRLVDKTAHILSDEGHAKAITMIAEELLAKTTISGRAVRHFFNMAVKSHDK; encoded by the coding sequence ATGAAACAAGAACCTCCGCATGGCGACCAAGCCGATCACCCGTCGCACCAAAGCCCAAGTCCGGCATTGGTCGCGACGGCGTATCACGAAGCGGGGCATGCCGTGATGGCGCTGTCGCTGGGCCGTCCGATCGACAAGGTGACGATTTCGCCGCGTCGACTGCAAGTCGAGGGGGGTCGATTGGGGGCCTGCAAGATTCAAAAGGGGCGAACCAAATCGAGCCGAGATTGGCTCGAGGACGAAGTGTTGATTCTGTTTGCGGGCATGGTTGCCGAAGCGATCATCACTGGCGAATATTGCGAATCGGGCGCGGCGCAAGACCTGCGTACCGCCCGACGGTTGCTGCATACGCGTCCCGGCACGCCACAGCAGATGGAGCGGATCGAACGACGCTTGGTCGACAAAACCGCCCATATCCTCAGTGATGAGGGGCACGCCAAAGCGATCACGATGATCGCGGAAGAGCTGCTCGCGAAAACGACAATCAGCGGCCGCGCGGTTCGGCATTTCTTTAATATGGCCGTCAAGTCGCATGATAAATAG
- the nadA gene encoding quinolinate synthase NadA: MNATITQHDQDAIHSLASYRTLQPEELQTRIEAVRSELGDSLLILGHHYQQDEVIAHTDLRGDSYKLSEMAAASRSCRTIVFCGVHFMAETADILANRPEKLAQRDGQRVTVLLPDMAAGCSMADMAAIKQVEAAWEDMSEVIDTERVIPVTYINSAASLKAFCGRHGGIVCTSSNARAVLEWAYERGDRVFFFPDQHLGRNTALGLGIGEDQMPVWDPYALELGGNTEAGLEKSKVILWKGHCSVHQMFRPEHVEGFRKQHPGIKILVHPECPREVNDIADVSGSTGKIIDTVRNSPAGTKWAIGTELHLVNRLKAEHPEQEIHFLSPVVCMCATMYRIDLPHLCWTLENLRDGAIVNKIEVDDEISKWSLVALERMLAVK; the protein is encoded by the coding sequence TTGAACGCGACCATCACTCAACACGACCAAGACGCAATCCACTCGCTCGCGTCGTATCGCACGCTTCAGCCCGAAGAACTGCAAACCCGCATCGAAGCGGTTCGCTCGGAACTTGGCGATTCGCTGCTGATCCTGGGGCATCACTATCAACAAGACGAAGTGATCGCGCATACGGATCTTCGTGGCGATAGCTACAAATTAAGCGAGATGGCGGCGGCCAGCCGTAGTTGCCGCACGATCGTTTTTTGTGGCGTTCACTTCATGGCCGAAACCGCCGATATTTTGGCGAACCGTCCCGAAAAATTGGCCCAACGCGATGGTCAACGCGTCACCGTGTTGCTGCCCGACATGGCGGCCGGGTGCTCGATGGCCGACATGGCGGCAATCAAACAGGTCGAAGCCGCCTGGGAAGACATGTCCGAAGTGATCGACACCGAACGCGTCATCCCGGTCACGTACATCAATAGTGCCGCAAGCTTGAAGGCGTTCTGCGGTCGTCATGGCGGAATCGTTTGCACCAGCAGCAACGCCAGGGCGGTGTTGGAATGGGCATACGAGCGAGGTGATCGGGTCTTCTTTTTCCCCGATCAACACCTCGGTCGCAACACGGCGCTTGGCTTGGGGATCGGCGAAGATCAGATGCCGGTGTGGGATCCGTATGCACTCGAGCTAGGTGGCAACACCGAGGCCGGCTTGGAAAAGAGCAAAGTGATCCTTTGGAAGGGGCACTGCAGCGTCCACCAAATGTTTCGCCCCGAACACGTCGAAGGATTCCGCAAACAACATCCTGGTATCAAGATCCTGGTGCATCCCGAGTGTCCTCGCGAAGTCAACGACATCGCCGACGTGTCCGGTAGCACGGGCAAGATCATCGACACGGTTCGCAACAGTCCGGCGGGCACCAAATGGGCGATCGGGACCGAGCTTCACTTGGTCAACCGATTGAAAGCCGAGCATCCAGAGCAGGAAATTCATTTCCTCAGCCCAGTCGTCTGCATGTGCGCCACGATGTACCGCATCGATTTGCCACATCTCTGTTGGACATTGGAGAATCTGCGTGACGGAGCGATCGTCAACAAGATTGAAGTCGACGACGAGATTTCAAAATGGAGCCTCGTCGCATTGGAGCGAATGTTGGCGGTCAAGTAG